In Perca fluviatilis chromosome 11, GENO_Pfluv_1.0, whole genome shotgun sequence, the following proteins share a genomic window:
- the crsp7 gene encoding mediator of RNA polymerase II transcription subunit 26, which produces MTTVSATPQHLRDRLLQAIDTNSNISNMVAVLEVISCLEKYPITKEALEETRLGKLINDVRKKTKNEDLAKRAKKLLRAWQKLIEPGPAVAASAPGSTNGSSHPCRTDASPLDISVSGKGVPEVKIRNDVHNTYSPKAEKSSSRKRRAEHRDSGVHLPEKISKMSSFDNSVSPPLTNGITGSPDALPDQQVVPSPDRSRIEHLDNDKINRIPVNAVKPRPSSPGVAKLPSTSSMIKVAVMQQQARLDEGGGGAGFYQAKSPRGLTTSPRSLKQDTVTKRSSAYAPKGTPIPSPSSRDSTFSLAQPVSSPAQASYADKLPHSSHRSSMHWVSSSEVPSRRILGHRTRIYHSLHLLCLCREMTRKEHTTTAVGSKRDRSRDYSVNLDGQKIEDTTKPVRLKERRLTFDPVTGQIKHLVHKEPSQTEEAPTPDPAESRQRTESTVQQPAVPTPVPVLAPTPAPAPVPGPSPNPFYQTNWKELSRNEIIQSYLNLQSNVLTSSGVQAPSAHFFMSEYLKREEQEIKDSRKRHVLQKDSSVGDLPGLSREVTDGDLNRVHTQHWPGVNGCYDTEGTWYDWTECISLDPHGDESKLNILPYICLD; this is translated from the exons ATGACAACGGTCTCAGCAACCCCGCAGCATTTGAGGGACCGGCTGCTGCAGGCCATCGACACCAACAGCAAT ATAAGCAATATGGTGGCTGTATTGGAGGTAATTTCCTGTCTTGAAAAATATCCTATCACCAAAGAAGCACTTGAG GAAACTCGACTAGGAAAATTGATCAATGATGTGAGGAAGAAGACCAAGAATGAAGACCTTGCGAAGCGTGCTAAAAAACTCTTAAGGGCCTGGCAAAAGCTGATCGAACCTGGGCCAGCTGTGGCTGCCAGTGCCCCTGGGTCTACCAATGGCAGTTCTCATCCCTGCAGAACGGATGCCTCCCCTCTTGACATTTCAGTGTCAGGGAAGGGTGTCCCTGAAGTCAAAATCCGAAATGATGTTCACAACACATACTCGCCAAAAGCTGAGAAATCAAGCAGCCGCAAACGCCGAGCAGAGCACAGAGACAGTGGGGTGCACTTGCCAGAAAAAATCTCCAAGATGTCTTCGTTTGATAACTCTGTTTCCCCACCACTCACCAATGGGATTACAGGCAGTCCTGATGCCCTGCCTGACCAGCAAGTCGTCCCGTCTCCTGACAGATCCCGGATAGAGCACCTTGATAATGATAAAATCAACAGAATTCCGGTTAATGCTGTCAAGCCTCGCCCCAGCTCCCCTGGAGTTGCCAAACTACCTAGCACTTCCTCTATGATCAAGGTTGCTGTGATGCAGCAACAGGCCAGATTGGATGAAGGAGGTGGAGGAGCAGGGTTTTATCAAGCCAAAAGTCCTCGTGGCCTCACCACCAGTCCAAGGAGCCTGAAGCAAGACACAGTGACCAAGCGCTCTTCAGCATATGCACCTAAAGGAACACCTATCCCAAGCCCTTCCTCTAGGGACTCTACCTTTTCTTTGGCCCAGCCTGTATCCTCCCCAGCTCAAGCATCTTACGCTGACAAGCTGCCACATTCTTCTCATAGGTCTTCAATGCACTGGGTCAGTTCGTCAGAAGTCCCCTCTCGCCGCATTCTGGGGCATCGCACAAGAATCTATCATTCACTTCATCTGTTGTGCCTTTGTCGGGAGATGACACGCAAGGAGCATACGACAACTGCAGTAGGTAGTAAAAGAGACAGGTCAAGAGACTACTCTGTCAACCTAGATGGCCAGAAAATAGAGGACACGACTAAACCTGTACGGTTAAAAGAACGCAGATTAACATTTGACcctgtcacaggtcagattaaaCACCTGGTACATAAAGAACCTTCTCAAACAGAGGAAGCCCCCACTCCTGACCCTGCTGAGTCTAGGCAGAGAACTGAAAGCACTGTACAACAGCCCGCTGTCCCTACCCCAGTCCCAGTCCTGGCCCCAACCCCGGCCCCAGCCCCAGTCCCCGGCCCCAGCCCTAACCCTTTCTATCAAACAAACTGGAAGGAGCTGTCCAGAAATGAAATCATCCAGTCCTACTTGAACCTTCAGAGTAATGTGCTCACCTCCTCTGGTGTCCAGGCCCCTAGTGCACACTTCTTCATGTCAGAGTATCTGAAAAGAGAAGAACAGGAGATCAAGGACTCACGGAAGAGACACGTTCTGCAGAAGGATAGCTCAGTAGGGGATTTACCGGGCTTGAGCCGGGAGGTGACAGACGGGGACCTGAACAGGGTACACACACAGCACTGGCCAGGGGTCAACGGTTGTTATGACACAGAGGGCACCTGGTATGATTGGACAGAGTGCATATCATTGGACCCTCATGGGGATGAAAGCAAATTGAACATCCTGCCATATATTTGCCTAGACTGA